The Castanea sativa cultivar Marrone di Chiusa Pesio chromosome 11, ASM4071231v1 genome contains a region encoding:
- the LOC142616300 gene encoding cytochrome P450 703A2, which produces MDLVTFTSTFLCVALITNFIYRRLLLHDKTKRLPPGPPRLPIFGNLLQLGKLPHRDLASLCDKYGPLVYLHLGSIDAITTNDPDIIREILVRQDDVFASRPRTLAAIHLAYGCGDVALAPLGPNWKRMRRICMEHLLTTKRLESFAKHRAEEAQHLVCDVWARARTRKAVNLREVLGAFSMNNVTRMLLGKQYFGVESAGPQEAVEFMHITHELFWLLGLIYLGDYLPFWRWVDPYGCEKKMREVEKRVDNFHTKIIAEHRKARERKRKEKDEDDGELDFVDVLLSLPGEAGKQHMDDTEIKALIQDMIAAATDTSAVTSEWAMTEVIKHPRVLKKIQEELDSVVGPNRMVSELDLPHLNYLRCVVRETFRMHPAGPFLIPHESVCATTINGYYIPAKTRVFINTHGLGRNTKIWDNVNDFRPERHWLSDGSRVEISHGIDFKILPFSAGKRKCPGAPLGVTLVLMALARLFHCFDWTPSEGLKPEDIDTSEVYGMTMPKVEPLMAIARTRLADHMYLSIFE; this is translated from the exons ATGGATCTAGTTACATTTACTTCAACCTTCCTTTGTGTAGCTCTCATCACCAATTTCATATACAGAAGGTTGTTATTGCatgataaaacaaaaagacttCCACCAGGTCCACCAAGATTGCCCATATTTGGTAACCTTCTTCAATTAGGAAAACTCCCTCACAGGGACCTAGCCTCTCTATGTGACAAATATGGACCCTTAGTGTACCTTCACTTGGGTAGCATTGATGCCATCACCACCAACGACCCTGATATCATACGTGAAATTCTAGTTCGTCAAGATGATGTGTTTGCATCAAGACCTCGAACTCTTGCTGCAATTCATTTAGCATATGGGTGTGGGGATGTGGCACTAGCCCCATTGGGTCCAAATTGGAAGAGAATGAGGAGAATTTGCATGGAGCACTTGTTAACAACAAAGCGGCTCGAATCATTTGCTAAGCATCGTGCTGAGGAAGCACAACATTTAGTTTGTGATGTTTGGGCTCGAGCTCGAACTCGTAAGGCTGTGAACTTGAGGGAAGTGTTGGGTGCATTCTCGATGAACAATGTTACTAGGATGTTGCTAGGGAAGCAATATTTTGGAGTCGAGTCAGCTGGCCCTCAAGAGGCTGTGGAGTTCATGCATATAACCCATGAGTTGTTTTGGCTATTGGGATTGATATATTTGGGTGATTATTTACCATTTTGGAGGTGGGTTGACCCTTATGGCTGCGAGAAGAAAATGAGGGAAGTGGAGAAGCGAGTTGATAATTTCCATACGAAGATTATAGCAGAACATAGGAAGgcaagggagagaaagagaaaggaaaaagacGAGGATGATGGAGAGTTGGATTTTGTTGATGTCCTACTTTCCTTGCCTGGTGAAGCTGGAAAACAACACATGGATGACACAGAAATTAAAGCTCTAATTCAG GACATGATAGCTGCTGCCACAGACACTTCAGCTGTGACCAGTGAATGGGCAATGACCGAGGTTATCAAGCATCCACGTGTCCTTAAAAAGATCCAAGAAGAGCTCGATTCCGTTGTGGGTCCCAATCGAATGGTCTCCGAATTAGATCTACCACATCTAAACTACTTACGTTGCGTTGTTCGTGAAACATTTCGCATGCACCCAGCAGGGCCCTTTCTAATCCCGCATGAATCGGTGTGTGCCACAACCATCAATGGCTATTACATCCCAGCCAAGACACGTGTCTTCATCAACACACATGGGTTGGGTCGAAACACTAAGATTTGGGACAATGTGAATGATTTTCGACCCGAAAGGCATTGGCTAAGTGATGGGAGTCGAGTCGAGATTAGCCACGGTATCGATTTCAAAATACTTCCCTTTAGCGCTGGGAAAAGAAAGTGCCCCGGCGCGCCGCTTGGGGTGACTTTGGTTTTGATGGCTTTGGCTCGATTATTCCACTGCTTTGATTGGACCCCGTCAGAAGGGTTGAAGCCCGAAGATATAGATACTAGTGAGGTGTATGGGATGACCATGCCAAAGGTCGAGCCCTTGATGGCCATTGCTAGAACACGCTTGGCAGACCATATGTATCTCAGTATCTTTGAATAA
- the LOC142617926 gene encoding retrovirus-related Pol polyprotein from transposon TNT 1-94, translated as MDEEEREKIEKTVVDILRNSNLDHITEFKLRLQASKRLGIDLFENDLRKAFVRTVLENFLLDLDLDDDDDDKPQNKHRPNSNGGGAADRVICKLSNKRNVVISDFRGKALVSIREFYEKDGKQLPAAKGISLSPEQWSVFRKNVPAIEDAVIKMELKLRSQLDGKQIEDLSNTVSDIAPQEVPFETDRFNGKNYHCWARQMESFLTQLNISYVLANPCPSVTLSPEATTAEIAQAKLDEQKWVKDDYICRCNILSSLSDPLFYKYSKRAGTAKELWKELELVYLYEEFGTKRSQVKKYIDFQMVEERPIVEQVLEFNSIADSIVAAGMLIEENFHVSVIISKLPPSWKDFCIKVICEEYLPFYKLMDHLRIEEETRNQGKQGDSSNLLGNQVWKFRPNIKPPNMRWNRREQEMDGKPLVCHNCGKKGHLSRNCRKKFVKENSGNGVVDNVSMPVVAEVNMVGGTME; from the exons ATGGatgaggaagaaagagagaagatcGAGAAAACAGTGGTGGATATACTGAGGAATTCCAACCTCGACCATATTACTGAGTTCAAGCTCCGACTCCAGGCCTCCAAGCGTCTTGGGATCGACCTCTTCGAAAATGACCTCCGCAAGGCCTTTGTGCGGACTGTCCTTGAGAATTTCCTGCTCGACCTCGACCtcgatgatgacgatgatgataaACCCCAAAACAAACACAGGCCTAACTCTAATGGAGGAGGAGCAGCCGACCGTGTTATTTGCAAG CTATCAAACAAGAGGAATGTGGTAATTTCAGATTTCAGAGGGAAAGCTTTGGTATCAATCAGGGAATTCTATGAGAAGGATGGAAAGCAGCTTCCTGCTGCCAAAG GAATTAGTTTGTCACCTGAACAATGGTCAGTCTTCAGAAAGAATGTCCCTGCTATAGAGGACGCTGTTATTAAGATGGAACTGAAGTTAAG ATCCCAACTTGATGGAAAACAAATTGAAGATCTGTCTAATACAGTGAGTGATATTGCTCCCCAAGAAGTTCCTTTTGAGACTGACCGTTTCAATGGGAAGAATTACCATTGCTGGGCACGGCAGATGGAATCTTTCTTAACGCAATTAAATATTTCATATGTACTCGCCAACCCATGCCCCAGTGTTACTCTAAGCCCAGAAGCAACCACTGCAGAAATTGCTCAAGCAAAACTTGATGAACAAAAGTGGGTCAAAGATGACTACATTTGTCGTTGCAACATCTTGAGCTCTCTATCTGACCCTCTCTTTTACAAATACTCTAAGAGAGCTGGGACTGCTAAAGAACTGTGGAAAGAACTTGAGTTAGTTTATCTTTATGAAGAATTTGGAACCAAGAGATCTCAAGTTAAAAAGTACATTGATTTCCAGATGGTTGAAGAAAGGCCTATAGTTGAACAAGTTCTTGAATTCAATAGCATTGCTGACTCTATTGTTGCAGCTGGAATGTTGATTGAAGAGAACTTTCATGTCAGTGTCATCATTTCCAAACTTCCCCCATCTTGGAAGGACTTCTGCATCAAGGTGATTTGTGAGGAGTATCTACCTTTCTATAAGTTGATGGATCATTTGAGGATTGAGGAAGAGACTCGCAATCAAGGCAAGCAAGGAGATTCTTCTAATCTGTTAGGCAATCAAGTCTGGAAATTTAGACCCAATATAAAGCCTCCAAACATGCGATGGAATAGGCGGGAACAAGAAATGGATGGAAAGCCCTTAGTCTGCCACAATTGTGGCAAGAAAGGGCATCTTTCACGAAATTGCCGCAAGAAGTTTGTTAAGGAAAATAGTGGAAATGGAGTTGTGGACAATGTATCCATGCCTGTGGTCGCAGAGGTTAACATGGTTGGGGGAACTATGGAATAG